Proteins from a genomic interval of Clostridium sp. 'deep sea':
- a CDS encoding ABC transporter ATP-binding protein has product MMLRINNLYKSLGQKQILNNLSLHAKEGSIYGLVGPNGAGKTTLIRTIAGILIADKGEIFINNTALTVNCAKAKYRLGYVTDNPLYFPHYRIKDLYSMYKNVYSSFSHERYKRLIKVFDLNPNSRMKHLSKGMKTRVSLLLNLALMPNLLLLDEPTSGLDPVIRQELLNLLIEEAYEHGTTLFISTHNLDELERICDYIGLIHKGRILTESELDSLKQKIRKIQIVLNDELPLELKNHPDVLNIEQAGRVYRIIVKQNFEQVLTIAKKYKPLVLETIDMSLNEIFINQIGGEGYVIKK; this is encoded by the coding sequence ATGATGCTACGCATTAATAATTTGTATAAATCGTTAGGTCAAAAACAAATCCTTAATAACTTATCTTTACACGCTAAAGAGGGCAGTATATATGGCTTGGTTGGCCCTAATGGTGCCGGCAAAACTACTCTTATACGTACAATAGCGGGCATCCTTATTGCCGATAAAGGTGAAATATTTATTAACAATACCGCTTTAACAGTTAATTGCGCTAAGGCCAAATACCGCCTAGGCTATGTTACAGATAACCCCTTGTATTTTCCACATTACAGAATTAAAGATTTGTACAGTATGTACAAAAATGTCTATAGCTCTTTTAGTCATGAGCGTTATAAAAGATTAATTAAGGTGTTCGACCTAAACCCAAATTCACGTATGAAACATTTATCTAAAGGCATGAAAACAAGGGTTTCGTTGCTGCTCAATTTGGCACTAATGCCTAATTTACTATTGCTAGATGAACCCACCTCGGGGCTCGACCCTGTTATACGGCAGGAGCTCTTAAATTTGCTGATAGAAGAGGCCTACGAGCATGGCACAACCTTATTTATATCAACCCATAATTTAGATGAATTAGAGCGAATTTGCGACTATATTGGCCTAATTCATAAGGGCAGAATTTTAACCGAAAGTGAACTAGATAGTCTTAAGCAAAAAATAAGAAAAATTCAAATAGTACTAAATGATGAGCTGCCACTTGAGCTCAAAAATCACCCCGATGTTTTAAACATAGAGCAGGCAGGCAGGGTTTATAGAATAATTGTAAAACAAAACTTTGAGCAAGTACTCACCATTGCCAAAAAGTACAAACCCTTAGTACTAGAGACCATAGACATGAGCCTTAATGAAATATTCATTAACCAAATAGGAGGTGAAGGATATGTCATTAAAAAATAA
- a CDS encoding GntR family transcriptional regulator → MITIDPRSSTPIYQQIVDKFKENILRGILLPDEKILSVRELARLLTTNPNTIQKAYRELERQKVIYSIRGKGSFISADFKRKMDEEKMQEITLALKRCIVEAHYLGIEENKMMQVIQKIYQELEVNNDATH, encoded by the coding sequence TTGATAACAATAGATCCTCGAAGCAGCACCCCCATTTATCAGCAAATTGTTGATAAATTTAAAGAAAACATACTGCGTGGAATATTGCTTCCTGATGAAAAAATACTTTCAGTAAGAGAGCTAGCACGCCTTCTCACCACTAACCCAAATACTATTCAAAAAGCTTATCGTGAGCTAGAACGTCAAAAAGTTATCTACTCTATAAGAGGCAAAGGCTCTTTTATTTCGGCAGATTTTAAGAGAAAAATGGATGAAGAAAAAATGCAAGAAATAACCTTAGCCCTAAAGCGGTGCATTGTTGAGGCCCATTATTTAGGTATAGAAGAGAATAAAATGATGCAAGTTATTCAAAAAATATATCAAGAACTAGAGGTGAATAATGATGCTACGCATTAA
- a CDS encoding ABC transporter permease subunit, with protein MKSIFSITLFHKEFKTLLIGMFIVTLILCFTLPYAHVSFVKTKAYLTERNNAPNIADEDKFTKEEILEFSGNKLITNIKRGNFIQLALALLFPLVIGISLLGSERKHNTMDMLVTMPYSRLQIIMSKVLAGLLIIILPYIIVYAITFIQHETIADVSAVYSLNQLSQWFFASITPLFLIFAVGVFVSTLVAPFMGSLLIGTIVSIFGIGFATILGSNLRFFTISSSALDSIYKVLFTLSPISYIFVKSPLDLLGNFHYSYNQILIFSFIFAILLLGLAIFLYKRNPLENNHELLLFQGLNPVFIAGMTICMALTLAPMLQASFGGGTFTLFIGHLIGGLAGFLLSRYYIKKVRASV; from the coding sequence ATGAAATCAATATTTAGCATAACCCTGTTTCATAAAGAGTTTAAAACCCTATTGATTGGTATGTTTATAGTTACTTTAATTCTATGTTTTACCTTACCTTATGCCCATGTTAGCTTTGTAAAAACTAAGGCCTACTTAACCGAAAGAAACAATGCCCCTAACATAGCTGATGAAGATAAATTTACCAAAGAAGAGATTTTAGAGTTTTCTGGTAATAAGCTTATCACCAATATTAAAAGAGGTAACTTTATTCAGCTAGCTTTGGCTTTATTATTTCCGTTAGTAATCGGCATAAGCCTATTAGGAAGTGAGCGCAAACACAATACTATGGATATGTTAGTAACCATGCCCTACTCTCGTTTGCAAATTATTATGAGCAAGGTTTTGGCTGGTTTATTAATAATTATTCTACCTTATATAATTGTTTACGCTATTACTTTTATTCAACATGAAACCATAGCAGATGTAAGCGCTGTGTACAGCCTTAATCAGCTATCTCAATGGTTTTTTGCTAGCATAACTCCACTGTTTTTAATTTTTGCAGTAGGGGTATTTGTTTCAACATTAGTAGCTCCGTTTATGGGCTCATTATTAATAGGAACGATTGTATCTATTTTTGGAATTGGTTTTGCAACTATTTTAGGCTCTAATCTTAGGTTTTTTACTATAAGCAGCTCAGCACTTGATTCTATATATAAGGTTTTATTTACCTTATCACCTATAAGCTATATATTTGTAAAATCACCACTGGACTTACTTGGCAATTTCCATTATAGCTATAACCAAATACTAATATTTAGTTTTATATTTGCAATATTGTTATTAGGACTAGCGATATTTTTATATAAAAGGAATCCACTAGAAAACAACCATGAATTACTGCTTTTTCAGGGCTTGAATCCAGTCTTTATTGCAGGCATGACTATTTGTATGGCATTAACGCTAGCTCCTATGTTACAAGCAAGCTTTGGAGGCGGTACATTCACCCTATTTATAGGGCATTTAATCGGCGGCTTAGCTGGATTCCTTTTATCGAGGTACTATATTAAAAAGGTACGGGCTAGTGTTTAA
- a CDS encoding ABC transporter ATP-binding protein, with protein MLLINDLYKSLNKQPVLKGINLKADKGSIYGLIGPNRSGKTTLIKTILGIYTADKGSILFNDELLIDSSPHKQRVGYVPDYSIYYPHYKIKDLIDLYQRTYKFWDEQRYAKLRVEFNLDPKQKVKNLSKGMKTRLSLLLNLALQPQLLLLDEPTSGLDPIIRDRVLKLLKQEAEQNSTTMIISNHNLAELEQVCDHIGIIRDGVITQQSSLKQLKSDITKVQVYYDKEFPLELQNHPDILNINRVGKVHYLTVAKNTEQVLKLAQHHNPVLLEKIDVSLNEIFTHKVEGK; from the coding sequence ATGCTGTTAATAAATGATTTATATAAAAGCTTAAATAAACAGCCAGTGCTTAAAGGCATTAACCTAAAAGCCGATAAAGGAAGTATTTATGGACTTATTGGCCCAAATAGGTCTGGTAAAACTACCTTAATTAAAACTATTTTAGGTATATATACAGCAGATAAAGGTTCAATTTTATTTAATGATGAACTATTAATTGATAGTTCACCACATAAACAGCGGGTTGGTTATGTGCCGGATTATTCTATATATTATCCGCACTATAAAATTAAAGACTTAATAGATTTATACCAACGCACCTATAAATTTTGGGATGAGCAAAGGTATGCTAAGCTAAGGGTGGAGTTTAATTTAGATCCCAAACAAAAGGTTAAGAATTTATCTAAGGGCATGAAAACCCGCTTATCTTTACTGCTTAATTTGGCACTACAGCCCCAGCTTTTATTGCTAGATGAGCCTACCTCGGGGCTTGACCCAATTATTAGAGATAGGGTTCTTAAATTACTAAAGCAAGAGGCAGAGCAAAATAGTACTACTATGATAATCTCCAACCATAACCTAGCTGAACTAGAGCAGGTTTGTGACCATATAGGAATAATTAGAGATGGTGTTATTACGCAACAGTCATCGCTAAAACAGCTAAAATCCGATATAACAAAGGTTCAAGTTTATTATGATAAAGAGTTTCCGCTGGAGCTGCAAAACCACCCAGATATTTTAAATATAAATAGGGTAGGTAAGGTGCATTATTTAACAGTAGCCAAAAACACCGAGCAGGTTTTAAAACTGGCTCAACACCATAATCCTGTTTTACTAGAAAAAATAGATGTTAGCTTAAATGAAATATTTACTCATAAGGTGGAGGGAAAATAA
- a CDS encoding DUF4097 family beta strand repeat-containing protein: MSEERKMILNMLSEGKISVEEATKLLNALGENKPDEDKKSDNKKYDDDHGAHKKSKKNSYEFDFDNDDFKKSIREAKLASKEAMRSVKDNVKEAIEESRKALSETLKNRKLNSNIDQLRSVNSTLANEWEEAEGEFEEAKGLHEEVQGLADEIKELNDYLGEIDDLRTGKELSDEEAKDQLAETQEKLKDLMAKKEVLLNEAKEKSERAQNRILEVRRRCKDLNIHFDNNAKVEDEIANQFQNVGEVISQATSQIGPMISKLIDGFSFSGFDGYEVKEEFTFSPEKQHENVTLNINLQNGAIRVVGEDDRDNILVKVRKKVKCAKEHIEEVAADLLDIRCAGNIVNLEVKRKFNNRHTVSVDMFVPKKYMYDCYLKSTNGRIKIADIEGKAWLLSTSNGKIVVEEGKVEKIKAASSNGSLQIEVNAQETDLVTSNGSIRLYLPQNAYGSAKLITSNGSIKVFAGELTNACFNAKTSMGTIKVDNNWHISNSQTRSMKKSMSAATKGFDETKPYLDIVAKTSNGSIKVLDED; the protein is encoded by the coding sequence ATGTCTGAAGAGCGTAAAATGATACTTAATATGTTGAGCGAAGGTAAAATAAGTGTTGAAGAAGCTACCAAGTTATTAAATGCATTAGGAGAAAATAAGCCTGATGAGGATAAAAAAAGTGATAACAAAAAATATGACGATGACCACGGTGCTCATAAAAAATCTAAAAAAAATAGTTACGAGTTTGATTTTGATAACGATGATTTTAAAAAGTCAATTAGAGAAGCTAAGTTAGCAAGTAAAGAGGCTATGAGATCTGTTAAAGATAATGTAAAAGAGGCTATTGAAGAAAGTCGCAAGGCTTTAAGCGAAACCCTAAAAAACAGAAAACTTAATAGTAATATAGATCAATTACGTTCAGTTAATTCTACTTTGGCAAATGAGTGGGAAGAAGCTGAGGGTGAATTTGAAGAAGCTAAGGGTTTACATGAAGAGGTGCAAGGTTTAGCTGATGAAATTAAAGAGCTAAATGACTACTTAGGTGAAATTGATGATTTAAGAACAGGTAAAGAGCTTAGTGACGAAGAGGCAAAAGATCAACTTGCTGAAACTCAGGAAAAGCTTAAAGATTTAATGGCCAAAAAAGAAGTGTTATTAAACGAAGCTAAAGAAAAGTCAGAAAGAGCTCAAAATCGTATTTTAGAAGTACGTCGTCGCTGTAAAGACCTCAATATTCATTTTGATAATAATGCTAAGGTAGAAGACGAAATAGCTAATCAGTTTCAAAATGTGGGAGAGGTAATTTCACAGGCAACAAGTCAAATTGGACCTATGATTAGCAAGTTAATAGACGGCTTTAGTTTTTCGGGATTTGATGGTTATGAAGTTAAGGAAGAGTTTACTTTTTCACCAGAAAAGCAACACGAAAATGTAACCTTAAATATAAATCTCCAAAACGGAGCAATAAGAGTTGTTGGAGAAGACGATAGAGATAATATTTTAGTAAAGGTACGTAAAAAAGTTAAGTGTGCTAAAGAGCATATTGAAGAGGTTGCCGCAGATTTATTAGACATTAGATGTGCAGGTAATATTGTAAATTTAGAGGTTAAAAGAAAATTTAATAATCGTCATACTGTATCTGTAGATATGTTTGTGCCTAAAAAATATATGTACGACTGTTATCTTAAGTCTACAAATGGCAGAATTAAAATTGCAGATATCGAAGGTAAAGCTTGGTTATTAAGTACATCTAATGGAAAAATTGTTGTTGAAGAAGGCAAAGTAGAAAAAATAAAAGCCGCATCTTCTAATGGCTCATTACAAATAGAAGTAAATGCTCAAGAAACAGATTTAGTTACAAGCAATGGTTCTATTAGATTATACCTGCCCCAAAATGCCTATGGTTCTGCAAAATTAATTACTTCTAACGGTAGCATTAAGGTATTTGCAGGAGAGCTAACTAATGCTTGTTTTAATGCCAAAACCTCTATGGGTACTATAAAAGTAGATAATAATTGGCATATTTCTAATAGCCAAACTCGATCAATGAAAAAGTCTATGTCGGCAGCAACAAAAGGTTTTGATGAAACTAAGCCCTATTTAGATATTGTTGCTAAAACCAGTAATGGCTCAATTAAGGTTTTAGACGAAGATTAA
- a CDS encoding YlmH/Sll1252 family protein — protein MLVKDKLLAQARNDDEKIIIGRAIDIIERVKKSGAPSVTHFLSPNDIILYEMVMNSLGDVKYEGFGGVESTERKKLAISPIDCDWYDPIYDITAINVKLKEPKEVSHRDYLGAILGLGIKRDVIGDIIVEEDQANIMVDTKIADFIMNNLQKIGSVNIETAIIDTAEVEKPETQYQTLALTLASLRLDSVMSKAFQLSRSAAANFIKQGKVEVNHRAQNSPAATVAEGDVISCRGRGRCVVLKDLGKTKKGKIKIEIGFPMV, from the coding sequence ATGTTAGTAAAGGATAAATTATTGGCACAGGCGCGAAATGATGATGAAAAAATTATTATTGGTCGAGCAATAGATATAATTGAAAGAGTTAAAAAGAGTGGTGCACCATCTGTAACTCATTTTTTAAGTCCAAACGACATTATATTATACGAAATGGTTATGAACAGTTTAGGTGATGTAAAATACGAAGGTTTTGGTGGAGTAGAATCTACTGAGAGAAAAAAGTTAGCTATTTCTCCTATAGACTGTGATTGGTATGACCCCATATATGATATAACAGCTATTAATGTAAAGCTTAAAGAACCCAAAGAGGTTAGTCATAGAGACTATTTAGGTGCTATTTTAGGGCTTGGAATAAAACGAGATGTAATTGGTGATATCATTGTTGAAGAGGATCAAGCCAATATTATGGTTGACACAAAGATTGCCGATTTTATAATGAACAACTTGCAAAAAATAGGCTCAGTTAACATAGAGACAGCTATTATAGATACTGCAGAGGTCGAAAAACCAGAAACACAGTATCAAACATTGGCACTTACTTTAGCCTCGCTTCGCTTAGATTCAGTAATGTCTAAGGCTTTTCAATTATCTCGATCTGCTGCTGCAAACTTTATTAAACAAGGTAAAGTTGAGGTCAACCACAGAGCTCAAAACTCACCTGCAGCTACAGTTGCTGAGGGCGATGTTATTTCATGCCGAGGACGAGGTCGATGTGTGGTACTTAAAGATTTAGGTAAAACAAAAAAGGGTAAAATTAAAATTGAAATTGGGTTTCCAATGGTTTAA
- a CDS encoding ATP-dependent RecD-like DNA helicase, translating into MIELTGIVTRFTYRDEAMGYTVAQFEPLNSNEKIKITGQFPVLEVGETITVYGEWFIHPKHGKQLKVNRYKAVIPLNKKGLKSYLASRSFDGIGPKMAEKLVDHFGVEVIEIIKNNPQKLLEVDGLGKSKVDAIIAGMANAENHEAMIFLQGLGLTPGYAGKVIRHYGDETVITIRNNPYILTKDVHGIGFKTADKLARANGLATDHPERLVAGIKYLLQQNSDEGHCYIPLEILNEEASKLLEVAKQKFALPIQTLCLQKDIIIDKKFNNAVYLAPLYYAECGVAKNITRISQWQNLVKSNVTEEINLYEKTQAIKLAKKQKSAVSKALKNGVTVITGGPGTGKTTIVKCIITLFEQLGKQVSLAAPTGRAAQRLGETTGKSAKTIHRLLEYSFDENKGMGFARNAQNPLTTDVLIVDEASMVDTLLMYNLLIAIPPACQLIFVGDVDQLPSVGAGNVLRDIIESKAVEVERLTTIFRQAEKSLIVVNAHRINDGMFPVLTEKDKDFFYVPRAEPEAIVKTIMGLCKKRLPQYGDYHPINDIQVLSPMRRTVTGVDNLNLLLQQALNPHGNSKVSLKRGNMVWREGDKIMQIKNNYRKNVYNGDVGRIIEINNDSKSLHVKYINLRYERVVEYKYEELNQLVLAYAVSIHKSQGSEYPVVIMPVTTQHYLMLQRNLFYTGITRAKKLVVLVGTKKALAIAVKNNKVVERYTALSARLINN; encoded by the coding sequence ATGATTGAGTTAACTGGTATTGTAACAAGGTTTACCTATAGAGATGAAGCAATGGGATACACAGTTGCTCAGTTTGAGCCTTTAAACAGTAATGAAAAAATAAAAATTACAGGGCAGTTTCCTGTGTTAGAGGTTGGTGAAACCATAACTGTTTATGGAGAATGGTTTATACACCCCAAACACGGTAAACAGCTTAAGGTTAATAGGTATAAGGCTGTAATTCCTTTAAATAAAAAGGGACTAAAGAGCTACTTAGCTAGTAGATCGTTTGATGGAATAGGGCCCAAAATGGCTGAAAAATTAGTAGACCATTTTGGGGTTGAAGTTATTGAAATTATCAAGAATAACCCCCAAAAACTACTTGAGGTAGATGGCTTAGGTAAAAGTAAAGTAGATGCTATTATAGCTGGTATGGCTAATGCCGAAAACCACGAGGCAATGATATTTTTACAAGGTTTAGGATTAACCCCCGGTTATGCCGGTAAGGTAATAAGGCACTACGGTGATGAAACCGTAATTACCATACGTAATAACCCCTACATACTTACTAAGGATGTGCATGGAATAGGGTTTAAAACTGCTGATAAATTGGCCAGAGCCAATGGCTTAGCCACAGACCACCCCGAGCGATTAGTTGCTGGTATAAAATACTTATTGCAGCAAAATAGCGATGAAGGGCATTGCTATATACCCCTCGAAATCTTAAACGAAGAAGCAAGTAAGCTACTAGAAGTAGCTAAGCAAAAGTTTGCTTTACCAATTCAAACCCTCTGCCTTCAAAAAGATATTATAATAGATAAAAAATTTAATAATGCCGTTTATTTAGCCCCATTGTATTATGCAGAATGTGGGGTTGCTAAAAATATAACCAGAATATCCCAGTGGCAAAACTTAGTTAAAAGTAATGTAACTGAGGAGATTAATTTATACGAAAAAACTCAGGCAATTAAGCTGGCTAAAAAGCAAAAAAGTGCTGTTAGTAAGGCTTTAAAAAACGGTGTAACAGTTATAACTGGTGGACCTGGTACAGGTAAAACTACAATTGTTAAGTGTATAATTACCCTATTTGAGCAGCTAGGTAAACAGGTAAGTTTAGCTGCCCCAACTGGCAGAGCTGCCCAGCGGTTAGGCGAAACAACAGGTAAGTCTGCAAAAACGATTCATAGATTATTAGAGTATAGCTTTGATGAAAATAAGGGCATGGGCTTTGCTCGCAATGCTCAAAACCCTTTAACGACCGATGTTTTAATAGTAGACGAAGCCTCTATGGTAGATACTTTATTAATGTACAATTTATTAATAGCTATACCACCTGCCTGTCAGCTGATTTTTGTGGGTGATGTAGACCAGCTTCCATCAGTAGGTGCGGGTAATGTTTTAAGAGATATTATAGAATCTAAAGCTGTAGAAGTAGAGCGACTAACCACAATATTTAGACAGGCCGAAAAAAGCCTAATAGTTGTAAATGCTCACCGTATTAATGATGGAATGTTTCCGGTTTTAACCGAAAAAGATAAAGACTTTTTTTATGTGCCTAGAGCAGAACCCGAGGCTATTGTAAAAACTATTATGGGTCTATGTAAAAAAAGGCTGCCCCAATATGGTGATTATCACCCTATAAATGATATACAGGTGCTGTCTCCCATGAGGAGAACAGTAACTGGGGTAGATAACCTTAACTTATTATTACAGCAAGCTCTTAACCCCCATGGTAATAGTAAAGTGAGCCTTAAAAGAGGCAATATGGTTTGGCGTGAGGGTGATAAAATAATGCAAATAAAAAATAATTATCGTAAAAATGTGTATAATGGCGATGTAGGTAGAATTATAGAAATAAATAACGATAGTAAAAGCCTACATGTTAAATATATAAACTTAAGATATGAGCGAGTTGTTGAATATAAATATGAAGAATTAAATCAGTTGGTTTTAGCCTATGCTGTATCAATACATAAAAGCCAGGGCAGTGAATACCCTGTGGTTATTATGCCAGTAACAACTCAGCATTATTTAATGCTGCAAAGAAACCTATTTTATACAGGTATAACCAGAGCCAAAAAACTAGTTGTTTTAGTGGGTACTAAAAAGGCTTTGGCTATTGCAGTAAAAAATAATAAAGTAGTAGAACGTTATACAGCACTAAGTGCAAGATTAATAAATAACTAA